A stretch of the Schistocerca serialis cubense isolate TAMUIC-IGC-003099 chromosome 2, iqSchSeri2.2, whole genome shotgun sequence genome encodes the following:
- the LOC126456970 gene encoding barrier-to-autointegration factor, producing the protein MSSTSQKHRNFVAEPMGNKPVTDLAGIGEVLGGRFEKLGFDKAYVVLGQFLVLKKNKEFFIDWMKDSIGANQKQATDCYQCLSDWCDEFL; encoded by the exons ATGTCGAGTACGTCACAGAAACATAGAAATTTCGTTGCTGAGCCTATGGGCAACAAGCCGGTGACCGACTTGGCAGGAATCGGCGAAGTCCTAGGCGGCAGATTTGAGAAACTCGGATTTGATAAA gcatatGTTGTGTTGGGACAGTTTTTAGTTCTCAAGAAGAATAAGGAATTCTTTATTGACTGGATGAAAGATTCAATTGGTGCAAATCAAAAACAGGCAACTGATTGTTACCAGTGTCTGTCGGATTGGTGTGATGAATTTttgtga